In one Echinicola marina genomic region, the following are encoded:
- a CDS encoding IS1595 family transposase, producing MNLIEFTGHFPDEESCEQYIKKYREKSGIRCKNCEKITRHYWFANGRFFECSSCRRRSSLKSGTVMENSKLPLRIWLLAMLFMSATKKGFSCLELQRQLGLSRYETTFRLMHRIRSAMGQRDELYILSDMIEYDECYMETVQENQILGQLKRGKGSQKQTAVAVAAESVPLEDLDSGQKTKRCGYFKMRVMDKVDCESVNAFIRANTVGDVVLFTDKNTAYSKIEEVVATHLAVPSGKESVNDTLKWVHKAISNLKRTLLGVYHMITYKYLQNYLNEFVYRLNRRYFGKGLFERLVIAGTYPYVQ from the coding sequence ATGAACCTTATAGAATTTACGGGCCATTTCCCAGATGAGGAAAGTTGTGAACAATACATCAAGAAATACCGTGAGAAAAGCGGTATACGGTGCAAAAACTGTGAGAAGATAACCCGACACTATTGGTTTGCCAACGGCAGGTTTTTCGAATGCAGCAGTTGTCGGAGACGTTCTTCTCTTAAATCAGGGACGGTAATGGAAAACAGCAAGCTTCCGCTCCGTATCTGGCTATTGGCCATGCTGTTTATGTCGGCGACCAAGAAAGGGTTTTCCTGCCTTGAGCTCCAGCGGCAACTGGGGCTTAGCCGATATGAGACCACTTTCCGTCTGATGCACAGGATACGGTCAGCCATGGGACAACGAGATGAGCTTTATATCCTCAGTGACATGATTGAATATGACGAGTGTTATATGGAAACCGTACAGGAGAACCAGATCTTGGGTCAGCTTAAACGTGGAAAAGGCAGCCAGAAACAGACCGCAGTAGCGGTGGCGGCCGAATCGGTACCCTTGGAAGACCTGGATTCCGGGCAGAAAACAAAGCGCTGTGGCTATTTCAAAATGAGGGTCATGGACAAAGTGGACTGCGAGAGTGTCAATGCCTTTATCCGGGCCAATACCGTAGGGGATGTGGTACTGTTTACAGACAAGAACACGGCCTACTCGAAAATAGAGGAAGTGGTGGCCACCCATTTGGCCGTTCCATCGGGAAAGGAGTCCGTAAACGACACCTTAAAATGGGTACACAAAGCAATCAGTAATCTTAAAAGAACCCTGTTGGGGGTATATCACATGATAACTTATAAATATTTACAGAACTATTTAAATGAGTTTGTTTACAGATTGAACCGAAGATATTTTGGCAAAGGACTCTTTGAAAGGCTCGTTATTGCGGGCACTTACCCATACGTGCAGTAA
- a CDS encoding DUF4136 domain-containing protein, with product MNIQSFTFLLFLIYLLSSCSSGKIISTTSVENFNINNYQSFDFYQTELNIDEMPEFEKRVDWIKEAIEEKFKEYGLEKDSSSPELLVNIGIVLEEKIQTRETDLRSDPPTYIGQRRYHWEVEEVEVGRYNEGAFTLDLVNAKSQKLLWQGVAEGIVSTNDKQAYKNLKEGTQKLLSDLDQ from the coding sequence ATGAATATCCAAAGCTTCACATTCCTCTTATTTTTGATTTATTTATTAAGTAGTTGCTCCTCAGGAAAGATTATCAGCACTACATCTGTAGAAAACTTTAACATCAACAACTACCAAAGCTTTGATTTTTATCAAACAGAACTGAATATCGACGAGATGCCCGAATTTGAAAAACGTGTGGACTGGATCAAAGAAGCCATAGAAGAAAAATTCAAAGAATATGGTTTGGAAAAGGATTCCTCATCTCCCGAGCTACTTGTCAACATAGGAATTGTCCTTGAAGAAAAAATACAAACTAGGGAAACAGACTTAAGAAGTGATCCCCCTACCTATATTGGACAAAGAAGGTATCACTGGGAAGTAGAAGAAGTAGAAGTAGGACGCTATAACGAGGGAGCCTTTACTTTAGATTTAGTTAATGCAAAGTCACAAAAACTGCTCTGGCAGGGAGTAGCTGAAGGCATAGTTTCTACCAATGACAAGCAGGCATATAAAAACCTTAAAGAGGGAACCCAAAAATTACTATCTGACCTAGACCAATAA
- a CDS encoding DUF349 domain-containing protein, which yields MKNDKEMSEENKVTQESVESTEMGNQQESEKAVHHEDDHHEEDHHEEEHHDVDYGNYSKKQLVGALKEIIEKGNFIKADHIVNDIKSHFEEDHYKKEREEALKDFLNDGGVEDDFQYRQSEEDKIFFALFGDFKNRRTEQIKSLEKEKEKNLYAKNQILEKLRELVDGEETTHSISTIKDIQQEWKEIGPVPGAQNKSLWASYNALMDRFYDNRSIYFELKELDRKKNLEGKIELCEKVEALNEEEDLRTAIKALNDLHEEFKHIGPVPREEQENVWQRFKGASDAIYAKRKAYYESQKEVFKENQVKKEALIKQLDEFKEFKANRIKEWNTKTKEILAIQKEWEAIGPVPRECGRDINRNFWGCFKQFFHNKNLFFKELDEIRRVNKEKAEGLIEKAEELKESTDWQNTSNALIKLQQEWKKLGPTPEKVRDELYRKFKSACDTFFDNRRQANKETNQEFEKNLELKEAICEKISALPGSEELTIEYLEKLVEEYNSIGFVPRKNIKGIAAKFNEAVESCVDVMDTDGENREEFLFRLNLNKIQSDPNSDRVFNKKEHGIRKQISDLENNITLWKNNLEFFASSKTADKLKDQFDQKIEKAEEEIEKLKKKLSILREF from the coding sequence ATGAAGAACGATAAGGAAATGTCAGAAGAAAACAAGGTGACCCAAGAATCAGTTGAATCTACTGAAATGGGTAATCAACAAGAATCGGAAAAAGCAGTTCACCATGAAGATGATCACCACGAGGAAGACCATCATGAAGAAGAACACCATGATGTGGATTATGGTAATTATTCGAAGAAACAACTGGTGGGAGCACTGAAGGAAATTATAGAAAAAGGTAACTTTATAAAAGCCGATCATATTGTTAATGATATCAAGAGTCATTTTGAAGAAGATCATTATAAAAAGGAGAGAGAAGAGGCTTTGAAAGACTTTTTGAATGATGGTGGTGTTGAAGATGATTTTCAGTACAGACAATCAGAAGAGGATAAAATATTTTTTGCCTTATTTGGTGATTTTAAGAACCGTAGGACGGAACAAATAAAAAGCTTGGAGAAGGAAAAGGAGAAGAACCTTTATGCCAAGAATCAAATACTAGAGAAATTAAGAGAGTTGGTGGATGGAGAGGAGACTACCCACAGTATTTCCACCATCAAAGATATACAACAAGAGTGGAAAGAGATCGGTCCTGTACCCGGTGCGCAAAACAAAAGCCTATGGGCTTCATATAATGCACTTATGGATCGGTTTTATGATAATAGAAGTATCTATTTTGAGCTGAAAGAACTTGATCGTAAGAAAAATCTTGAAGGGAAAATAGAGCTTTGTGAGAAGGTGGAAGCCCTTAATGAGGAAGAGGATTTAAGAACAGCAATAAAAGCGCTTAATGACCTTCATGAGGAATTTAAGCATATTGGTCCAGTTCCAAGAGAAGAGCAGGAAAATGTGTGGCAAAGGTTTAAGGGAGCCTCAGATGCTATTTACGCAAAACGCAAGGCTTATTATGAGAGCCAAAAGGAAGTTTTCAAGGAAAATCAGGTTAAGAAGGAAGCCTTGATCAAGCAGCTGGATGAATTTAAAGAATTCAAAGCCAATCGGATAAAAGAATGGAATACTAAAACCAAGGAAATTCTGGCTATTCAGAAGGAGTGGGAGGCGATAGGTCCTGTGCCTAGGGAGTGTGGTAGAGATATTAATAGAAATTTCTGGGGTTGTTTCAAACAGTTTTTCCATAATAAGAATTTGTTTTTTAAGGAGCTTGATGAGATCCGTAGAGTAAATAAAGAAAAGGCTGAGGGGCTGATTGAGAAAGCAGAAGAACTAAAAGAGAGTACTGATTGGCAAAATACCTCAAATGCCTTAATAAAGCTTCAGCAGGAATGGAAAAAGCTAGGGCCTACACCAGAAAAGGTCAGAGATGAACTTTACAGAAAATTTAAATCGGCTTGTGATACTTTTTTTGATAATAGGAGACAGGCCAATAAGGAAACCAATCAGGAGTTTGAAAAGAACTTAGAATTAAAGGAAGCTATATGTGAAAAAATAAGTGCCTTACCTGGTTCTGAGGAGCTTACTATTGAGTATCTAGAGAAGTTAGTGGAAGAGTATAATAGCATAGGGTTCGTTCCAAGGAAAAATATAAAGGGTATCGCAGCTAAGTTCAATGAAGCCGTCGAATCTTGTGTGGATGTAATGGACACTGATGGAGAGAACAGAGAAGAATTCTTGTTCCGTTTGAATTTGAACAAGATTCAATCTGATCCCAATTCTGATAGGGTGTTCAATAAAAAGGAACATGGCATCAGAAAACAAATCAGTGATCTTGAGAATAATATTACATTGTGGAAAAATAACCTCGAATTTTTTGCTTCATCGAAAACTGCAGATAAGCTGAAAGATCAGTTTGATCAGAAAATTGAGAAAGCCGAAGAGGAGATTGAGAAGCTCAAGAAAAAACTTTCCATTTTAAGGGAATTTTAA
- a CDS encoding YqgE/AlgH family protein, with amino-acid sequence MDKNDKITPKSGQLLISEPFLQDENFVRSVVLLCESNENGSFGLVLNKLSILKIKDLLDELEFLDMEVYVGGPVEQNTLHFIYKGRALLEGSIKLGEELYWGGNFEELVSKYKAGEVDLEGFRFFIGYSGWSEGQLEDELNEKTWILCDHADAKTIFDSSPDELWRVALRNMGGDFQVLANYPIDPRLN; translated from the coding sequence ATGGATAAAAACGATAAAATCACACCCAAATCTGGACAATTACTGATATCAGAGCCTTTTTTACAGGATGAAAATTTTGTACGGTCGGTTGTGCTGTTATGTGAGAGCAATGAGAACGGTTCGTTTGGTCTTGTGTTGAATAAGTTGTCTATATTAAAGATAAAGGATTTATTGGATGAACTCGAATTCCTGGATATGGAAGTTTATGTGGGGGGGCCGGTTGAGCAGAATACTTTGCACTTCATTTATAAAGGACGGGCGCTATTAGAGGGGAGTATTAAACTAGGGGAAGAATTGTATTGGGGAGGAAATTTTGAAGAGTTGGTCAGTAAGTACAAAGCAGGGGAGGTGGATTTAGAAGGATTTAGGTTTTTTATTGGCTATTCAGGCTGGTCGGAAGGGCAGTTGGAGGATGAATTGAATGAAAAGACATGGATTTTATGTGATCATGCCGATGCTAAGACAATTTTTGATTCGTCCCCAGATGAGCTTTGGAGGGTTGCATTGCGGAATATGGGGGGAGATTTTCAGGTTTTGGCAAATTATCCCATCGACCCAAGATTAAATTAA
- the pdxH gene encoding pyridoxamine 5'-phosphate oxidase, whose product MDIAALRTEYTLKSMDVSSMDNSPLKQFSIWLEEAITAKVNEPNAMNLSTTGEMHKPKSRIVLLKDIDNGFIFYTNYQSNKGKQLLEFPYAALTFFWPELQRQVRIEGKIEKVSPEISDSYFKTRPKSSQIGAWASPQSQEIPNREFIESKEAEMIEKFRHEPIVRPEHWGGYRLIPESVEFWQGRASRLHDRILYTNTRSGKWTKARLAP is encoded by the coding sequence ATGGATATCGCAGCACTTAGAACAGAATATACACTCAAATCCATGGATGTTTCCTCCATGGATAATTCCCCATTAAAACAGTTTAGCATTTGGTTAGAGGAAGCTATCACAGCCAAAGTCAATGAACCAAACGCCATGAACTTGTCTACCACAGGTGAAATGCATAAACCAAAATCGAGAATTGTCCTTTTGAAGGACATTGACAATGGTTTTATTTTTTATACCAATTATCAAAGCAATAAAGGCAAACAACTATTAGAATTTCCCTATGCAGCACTTACCTTTTTCTGGCCAGAACTTCAAAGACAAGTGAGAATAGAAGGTAAAATCGAAAAGGTCAGTCCTGAAATTTCAGATAGCTACTTCAAAACCAGACCAAAATCCAGTCAAATTGGGGCTTGGGCTTCCCCACAAAGCCAAGAGATCCCAAACAGGGAGTTTATTGAAAGCAAAGAGGCTGAGATGATTGAAAAATTTAGGCATGAACCCATTGTAAGACCTGAACATTGGGGTGGCTATAGACTAATTCCTGAGTCGGTGGAATTCTGGCAAGGCAGGGCCAGCCGATTACACGACAGGATTTTATATACAAATACCAGATCAGGAAAATGGACCAAAGCCAGGTTAGCGCCATAA
- the bshB1 gene encoding bacillithiol biosynthesis deacetylase BshB1 has product MKLDILVIAAHPDDAELSCSGTIAAHIAKGYKVGILDLTQGEMGTRGTPSLRLEESNKSAEILQLSARENLGFKDVFFRDDEQHHLEVVKVIRKYQPEIVLANAVTDRHPDHGKGSSLASNACFISGLRKVETSFEGENQEAWRPKYVYHYIQTNYIKPDFVFDISGYWETKLESIKAFKSQFYDPNNTEPESYISSPEFFTFIEARAKEFGQSINVKYGEGFTVEKMIGVKDLFDLQ; this is encoded by the coding sequence ATGAAGTTAGATATATTAGTGATTGCTGCTCATCCTGATGATGCAGAGTTATCTTGCTCGGGTACCATAGCAGCACATATTGCAAAAGGATATAAGGTTGGTATTTTGGATCTGACCCAAGGAGAAATGGGAACTAGGGGTACTCCTAGCTTGAGATTAGAGGAGTCGAACAAATCTGCTGAAATTCTGCAACTGTCTGCTCGGGAGAATCTTGGTTTTAAAGATGTTTTTTTTAGAGATGATGAACAGCATCACCTTGAAGTAGTTAAAGTGATCCGGAAATACCAACCTGAGATTGTTTTGGCCAATGCTGTAACTGATAGGCATCCGGATCATGGAAAGGGAAGTAGCCTGGCTAGCAATGCATGTTTTATCAGTGGGCTTAGAAAAGTAGAAACCAGTTTTGAAGGGGAAAACCAAGAGGCTTGGAGGCCAAAATATGTTTACCATTATATTCAGACAAATTATATTAAACCTGATTTTGTGTTTGATATATCAGGTTATTGGGAGACTAAGCTGGAGAGTATTAAAGCCTTCAAGTCCCAGTTTTATGATCCCAATAATACAGAACCTGAAAGTTATATAAGCAGTCCTGAGTTTTTTACTTTTATTGAAGCCAGGGCCAAGGAGTTTGGTCAAAGCATCAATGTAAAATATGGAGAAGGCTTTACTGTTGAAAAGATGATTGGTGTGAAAGATCTTTTTGATCTTCAATAA
- a CDS encoding M23 family metallopeptidase: protein MSNNAFRLVIILILCMGLNGAHAQVFPKIKKNTEPAVKLPDVRSINTFDVKQYLEDLHRDTDSLIYKDRVDLRRRLSAVSEDTLSLVWVPTHQLAQVAEKIQIDSIWVTAFEYYSSWDSQRINSYDFNPKDFKDTIPIKLYDSFYGSNWSKPLDQTKINSEFGFRRYRWHHGTDLDLNTGDPVYAVFDGIVRMRSYDRYGYGYYLVIRHRNGLETLYGHLSKFNVNVGQEVKAGEMIAKGGSTGRSTGPHLHFEVRYQGLSINPTELFDFSVGRLKNSVYTITANSFDHVIEMQKAVYHRVRSGENLSVIARRYGTTVRQITRRNNISTRSILRVGQRLRIR from the coding sequence ATGAGTAATAATGCTTTCCGTTTAGTCATAATATTAATACTGTGCATGGGCTTGAATGGAGCTCATGCACAGGTTTTTCCAAAAATTAAGAAGAATACCGAACCGGCAGTAAAGCTGCCAGATGTTCGAAGTATCAATACTTTTGATGTAAAACAGTATCTAGAAGATTTGCACCGTGATACTGATTCTTTGATATATAAGGACAGGGTGGATCTGAGACGTCGCTTGAGTGCAGTAAGTGAAGATACACTTTCCTTGGTATGGGTGCCCACCCATCAGTTGGCGCAAGTAGCTGAAAAAATTCAAATAGATAGTATCTGGGTCACGGCGTTTGAGTACTATTCCTCTTGGGACAGTCAGCGGATCAATAGCTATGATTTTAACCCTAAAGACTTTAAGGATACTATCCCCATAAAACTCTATGATTCATTTTATGGAAGTAATTGGAGCAAGCCGCTTGATCAGACCAAGATCAATTCTGAATTTGGTTTTAGGAGGTATCGCTGGCATCATGGTACTGATTTGGACTTGAATACGGGGGATCCCGTTTATGCTGTCTTTGATGGGATTGTAAGGATGCGTTCTTACGACAGGTATGGTTATGGTTATTATTTGGTGATACGGCATAGAAACGGGCTAGAAACCCTTTATGGCCATTTGTCCAAATTTAATGTAAATGTGGGACAAGAGGTTAAGGCAGGTGAGATGATTGCAAAAGGAGGAAGTACAGGTAGAAGTACAGGGCCGCATTTGCATTTTGAAGTGCGCTATCAGGGCTTGTCCATTAATCCCACTGAGTTATTTGATTTTTCTGTAGGAAGACTAAAAAATAGCGTTTATACGATTACAGCCAATAGTTTTGACCATGTGATAGAAATGCAAAAAGCGGTATATCACAGGGTAAGAAGTGGAGAAAATCTTAGTGTGATAGCAAGGAGGTACGGGACAACTGTACGTCAGATAACCAGAAGAAATAATATTTCTACTAGATCGATTTTGAGAGTAGGGCAAAGATTAAGGATAAGGTAA
- the trxB gene encoding thioredoxin-disulfide reductase — protein MNKEAEKVKVLIIGSGPAGYTAAIYASRAGLNPVLYTGGQPGGQLTITNDVENYPGYPEGVMGPQMMEDFKKQAERFGTDVRYGLVTGVDFSSRPHKVIVDEQTEVLADTVIISTGASAKWLGLESENKLNGKGVSACAVCDGFFFRNQKVAIVGGGDTACEEASYLANICEKVYMLVRKDELRASVIMQERVKNNPKIEILWNTETEEILGEDEVSGARLKNNQTGEVFELDVTGFFVAIGHQPNTQIFEGVLDMNEAGYIITEAGSTRTNIEGVFACGDAQDHIYRQAVTAAGTGCMSALDAERFLAEKEMA, from the coding sequence AATCATCGGTTCTGGGCCTGCAGGATATACAGCGGCCATTTATGCATCAAGAGCCGGTCTAAATCCTGTACTATACACAGGAGGACAACCCGGTGGTCAGCTTACTATCACCAATGATGTGGAAAACTATCCTGGATACCCTGAAGGTGTGATGGGGCCACAAATGATGGAAGACTTCAAAAAGCAAGCAGAAAGATTTGGTACGGATGTGCGCTATGGTTTGGTCACAGGTGTTGATTTTAGCTCAAGACCCCATAAAGTGATCGTAGATGAACAGACGGAAGTTCTTGCTGATACAGTAATTATTTCCACAGGAGCATCGGCCAAATGGCTTGGACTGGAAAGTGAAAATAAATTAAATGGAAAAGGTGTTTCCGCCTGTGCTGTTTGTGATGGATTCTTTTTCCGGAACCAGAAAGTAGCCATTGTAGGTGGTGGAGATACAGCATGTGAGGAAGCTTCTTACCTTGCAAATATCTGTGAAAAAGTATATATGCTGGTGAGAAAGGATGAACTTCGTGCTTCTGTAATCATGCAGGAAAGAGTCAAGAACAATCCTAAGATTGAAATCCTTTGGAATACTGAAACGGAAGAAATACTAGGAGAGGATGAAGTAAGTGGTGCTAGGCTTAAGAACAATCAAACAGGAGAAGTATTTGAACTTGATGTAACTGGATTTTTCGTAGCCATTGGTCACCAGCCCAATACACAGATTTTTGAAGGTGTATTGGATATGAATGAAGCTGGATATATCATCACCGAAGCTGGAAGTACGAGAACAAATATCGAAGGAGTGTTTGCCTGTGGTGATGCTCAAGACCATATTTACAGACAAGCAGTAACTGCTGCGGGAACCGGATGTATGTCAGCTCTGGACGCAGAGCGATTTCTTGCAGAAAAAGAGATGGCTTAA